In Rana temporaria chromosome 3, aRanTem1.1, whole genome shotgun sequence, a single window of DNA contains:
- the LOC120933506 gene encoding NXPE family member 3-like has protein sequence MVTWRQCSFLFFSLVCIAGFSYRFASMDTLDGRILLALKTFRLPAKISQSTTVPSTSVPPTEPKLTELLKYISWPEPPVPLQDFSLSTSAKNCDYQLWNPRENYRVGETLEVVITARDHNGKRKEYGGDFFQAKLHSKALTAGVTGHVKDNGNGSYQAIFLLPWPGEAQVHIRLIHSSEAVDVLKKKRESDPGKVYFSGYFHFNGSSEVMECNLELAGPNICEYKDPHTGEIWQCFKPQRLPCNSLIYHSMGGYRKVTNTLEDSLLSGSVTDKTISGLVPPINIMTTNSSLDLTSTLPACRPGQESPQPSGFYYNDTWTSLACKSRHFPKPNEALACLKGKDIYMFGDSTLRQWFEYLINFIPSLKTIDLHINYQSGPLLAVDANTGLALRWRAHGLPLRATKTMMADLHYEAAHLAGISGGPHTVIVLTLWAHFTTFPIRVYLERLERIRQAISSLLFRSPKTTVLIKSANTGYKSIFGSDWLSLQLDILLRAAFKGIDVTIIDAWDMTSCHYLPDNIHPGPPVIRNEVDLMLSYICPT, from the exons ttctcCTATAGATTTGCATCTATGGATACTTTGGATGGACGCATACTTCTTGCCCTCAAGACATTCAGACTTCCCGCTAAGATTAGTCAATCCACTACAGTTCCTTCTACTTCAGTTCCTCCTACGGAACCAAAACTAACGGAGCTTTTAAAATATATTAGTTGGCCGGAACCTCCAGTGCCTTTGCAGGATTTTTCATTGTCTACCAGTGCGAAGAATTGTGACTACCAACTGTGGAATCCAAGGGAAAATTACAGGGTTGGAGAGACTTTGGAGGTGGTCATCACAGCCCGCGATCACAATGGCAAACGAAAGGAATATGGCGGAGACTTTTTCCAGGCCAAGCTGCACTCTAAAGCATTAACGGCTGGAGTCACTGGTCATGTAAAAGACAATGGCAATGGAAGCTACCAGGCCATCTTCTTACTGCCTTGGCCAGGGGAAGCCCAGGTCCACATCCGACTCATCCACTCCAGTGAGGCTGTAGATGTTctgaagaagaaaagagaaagtgACCCTGGAAAG GTATATTTCAGTGGTTATTTTCACTTTAATGGGAGCAGTGAAGTGATGGAATGTAACTTGGAGTTGGCAGGCCCAAATATTTGCGAGTACAAAGACCCTCACACCGGTGAGATATGGCAGTGTTTTAAGCCGCAGAGACTCCCCTGCAATTCCTTGATTTATCACTCCATGGGTGGATACCGCAAAGTGACCAACACCCTGGAGGACTCTTTGTTAAGTGG CTCTGTGACTGACAAGACGATATCGGGTTTGGTTCCTCCAATCAACATCATGACAACAAATTCTTCATTAG ACCTCACCTCTACACTCCCAGCCTGTAGACCTGGCCAGGAATCTCCACAACCTTCTGGGTTTTATTACAATGACACCTGGACGTCCCTTGCCTGCAAATCAAGACATTTTCCGAAGCCGAATGAGGCATTAGCATGTCTTAAAGGGAAAGACATCTACATGTTTGGGGATTCAACTCTACGCCAGTGGTTCGAGTACCTGATAAACTTCATACCAa GTCTCAAGACGATCGATTTGCACATCAACTACCAATCTGGCCCACTACTTGCAGTAGATGCTAACACTGGATTGGCTTTACGATGGCGTGCTCATGGACTTCCCTTGAGAGCGACAAAGACGATGATGGCTGACCTGCACTACGAGGCAGCCCACTTGGCTGGGATCAGTGGCGGACCTCATACTGTTATTGTATTGACCCTCTGGGCTCACTTTACCACtttccccatcagagtttatTTGGAGAGGCTGGAAAGAATTCGTCAAGCCATTTCATCTCTGCTTTTTCGTAGTCCCAAGACGACAGTGCTCATAAAATCGGCCAACACGGGTTATAAGTCAATTTTTGGCAGTGACTGGTTGTCTCTTCAGCTGGACATTCTACTGAGGGCTGCCTTTAAAGGAATAGATGTCACTATTATAGATGCCTGGGACATGACGTCTTGTCACTACCTCCCGGACAACATCCACCCAGGTCCACCGGTCATCAGGAATGAGGTGGACCTTATGCTGTCCTATATATGCCCTACGTGA